The segment CGGTGAAGTTCTACGTCACCGCGATGCTCTTCATCCTTTTCGACATCGAGGTGGTGTTCCTCATTCCGTGGTCGTTCGTCTATCGCGATTTTCTCGCCAACCACATCGCGATTCTCGCGCCGATGCTGTTCTTCCTCGGCGTGCTCGTGCTCGGCCTTTTCTACGAAGTGCGCAAGGGCGCGCTTGAGTGGGAGAAGTGAGGCAAGTCCAGAGTTGAGAGCTGAGTGCTGAGACTTGAGAGTCACTCAGCCTCAATCGTTCCGCTGGTCGCCTCTCGACTCTCCACCCTCAACTCTCCGCTCTCAACTGTAGCAGCTCATGCGGCTAGACAAATACATCACTCGCAGTCGCGTCGTCGACCTCGCCAGCGCCGACATGGAGGGTGCGCTGGAGGAGTTACTCAACCTCACGGTCGACCGCTTTCCGGATCTCGACAAGGGCGCGCTGCTGAAAGGCCTGCTGCGCCGCGAGAACACGATGACGACCTACCTCGGTCTCGGCGTCGCGCTGCCGCACGTGCGCGCGAAGATGGGCCGCCGTTACGTCATCGCGATCGGCCGCAGTCATTATGGCATCCGCTACGACGGCGCCATCGAGAGCGAGCCGGTGCGGCTCGTGATCATGCTCATCGCCGACGAGCGCGCGCGCGATTACCTGCAGGTGCTCGCCTCGCTCGCGCGGTTGCTGAAGGAACAGGATTTCGTCGATAGCCTCGTCAACGCGCCCGACCTCGACACGGTCTACGAGCGTCTCTTCGCCGGCTTCGGCGGCATCTCGGAAAAACGCGTCCAGACCTCGTCCAATCGCGTCAGCCACATCGTGCTCAAGGAGGCGGAGAAGATCGCCCGCAGCACCGGCTGCAAGGCGCTCATGATTTTCGGCGACACGTTCACCGGCAGCTTCGAGACGCCGAAGTGGGCGAGTTCGCTGAAGACCTACCTCGTCACGCGCAATCTCGTCGACGGCGAGGATCATCCCGCGCGCTACAACGAGACGATCCAGGTTCGCTCGTTCTCGAACCAGCGGCTCGCGCAACTGCGCAGCGCCGTGCTCGTCGGCCTGACGCGCGGCACGATCACGTTTTCGGACCGCCTGTGTTGCGTCGGCGGCATGGCCGGTTCGAACCAGTTCGACACGGTCGTCGTCGTGGACGTGGAAAAAGAGTTTCAGACGCTGCTCTCCGGCCACGCAGACCTCTTGCCGGAGGACGTGAAGCCCGAAGTGCTCGAGCGCGTGATCGGTGTGGCCATGGAGCTCGCCGTTGAGGGCCGCGAAGGCCGCCCGGTGGGTTGCCTGTTCGTTGTCGGCGACAGCGCGAAGGTCGAGAAGGCTTCGAAGCCGCTCGTGCTGAATCCGTTCTATGGCTACCGCGAGGAGGACCGGAACATCCTGAATCCGTTCATGGACGAGACGATCAAGGAGTTCTCGTCGGTCGACGGCGCGTTCATCATTCGCGGCGACGGCGTCGTCGAAACCGCCGGTTCGCTGCTCCAAGCCGCCGATTTCAACCACTCGCTGCCCAGCGGCCTCGGCTCCCGCCACGCGGCTGCCGCGGCGATCTCGGTCGCGGCGGATTGCATTTCCATCGTGGTTTCGTCGAGCACCGGCCAGGTGACGCTCTTCCGTCGCGGCGTGATGATGCCGTTGACGGAGAAGAAGGTAACCGCCTGAGCGGGTGAGGGTAGGGTGCCGCTGACCCGGCAGTCTTGGCCTCTCCACCGAAGCACTCTGCGACGGAAGAAGTTTTCTGTTGCACGCTGCCGGGCCGGGGCTTTGCTCTCGTCCCTTCCAACCTATTTAAGTCATGCAAGA is part of the Opitutia bacterium genome and harbors:
- a CDS encoding NADH-quinone oxidoreductase subunit A, whose amino-acid sequence is MSSAAYLPILVQVTLAAVITGGVVAASHLFGQRFKKNAIKDSAYECGIRSEGSTHTRFSVKFYVTAMLFILFDIEVVFLIPWSFVYRDFLANHIAILAPMLFFLGVLVLGLFYEVRKGALEWEK
- a CDS encoding PTS sugar transporter subunit IIA, giving the protein MRLDKYITRSRVVDLASADMEGALEELLNLTVDRFPDLDKGALLKGLLRRENTMTTYLGLGVALPHVRAKMGRRYVIAIGRSHYGIRYDGAIESEPVRLVIMLIADERARDYLQVLASLARLLKEQDFVDSLVNAPDLDTVYERLFAGFGGISEKRVQTSSNRVSHIVLKEAEKIARSTGCKALMIFGDTFTGSFETPKWASSLKTYLVTRNLVDGEDHPARYNETIQVRSFSNQRLAQLRSAVLVGLTRGTITFSDRLCCVGGMAGSNQFDTVVVVDVEKEFQTLLSGHADLLPEDVKPEVLERVIGVAMELAVEGREGRPVGCLFVVGDSAKVEKASKPLVLNPFYGYREEDRNILNPFMDETIKEFSSVDGAFIIRGDGVVETAGSLLQAADFNHSLPSGLGSRHAAAAAISVAADCISIVVSSSTGQVTLFRRGVMMPLTEKKVTA